A stretch of Nitrospinota bacterium DNA encodes these proteins:
- a CDS encoding SH3 domain-containing protein — translation MFHSPKFLVLSIVLLLGIGGCASGPDTINPYFEMPPEHLVKSELELYNRAVTRLKNNQLENSIELWQRFLKNNPRSFRGYNNLGMALYSSDQLLPSIQAFETALALEPFDLKIKGNLKRALLFQVTIQEENKDLEKAIEHLERVKKLTDDAPGKEKVALRIETLQDRIYEQVKSANTLEAYEEFVQKYPDNPKNSDEARRLIAEMKPKESPLGEIPEMQNEMLPEPAQTTIVPKQEVVLPEPMEKVPSLPPVLKESIEIVAETEQPEVAEEVEDPLVEEAPAEPPAEKLPAKLEPPVEKVAVDPEMEMKREKAAPPVQATTMRVRITTKKTPLRVRAEPDARSKVLVQIPKNSVVPVFQESKDWYQIEYQTDKKGWISKKYTQVVK, via the coding sequence ATGTTCCACTCGCCTAAATTCCTTGTATTATCTATTGTTCTCCTGCTCGGAATAGGTGGATGCGCCAGCGGTCCGGACACCATAAACCCCTATTTTGAAATGCCTCCCGAGCACCTGGTGAAATCTGAACTGGAACTCTATAACCGTGCCGTGACACGGCTTAAAAATAACCAACTGGAAAACTCGATCGAGCTCTGGCAACGGTTCCTGAAAAACAACCCCAGGTCATTCAGGGGATATAATAATCTGGGCATGGCGCTCTATTCCAGCGACCAGTTGCTTCCTTCCATACAGGCTTTTGAAACCGCCCTTGCCCTGGAGCCGTTTGACCTTAAAATCAAGGGTAATTTAAAAAGAGCATTGTTGTTCCAGGTCACGATTCAGGAAGAAAACAAGGACCTTGAAAAAGCGATCGAGCATCTCGAAAGGGTTAAAAAACTCACCGATGACGCTCCCGGGAAAGAGAAAGTGGCATTGAGAATCGAAACCCTTCAGGATCGTATTTATGAACAGGTCAAAAGCGCCAATACACTGGAAGCTTATGAAGAGTTTGTGCAAAAATATCCTGACAACCCAAAGAACTCCGATGAAGCACGACGTCTGATTGCTGAAATGAAGCCTAAAGAATCTCCTTTGGGAGAAATTCCAGAAATGCAGAATGAAATGCTGCCCGAACCTGCACAAACGACTATTGTGCCTAAACAGGAGGTTGTTCTTCCCGAACCGATGGAGAAGGTTCCATCCTTACCGCCTGTCCTGAAAGAGTCGATAGAAATTGTGGCTGAGACGGAGCAACCTGAAGTTGCTGAAGAAGTCGAAGACCCTTTGGTGGAAGAGGCACCTGCAGAACCTCCTGCCGAGAAACTGCCTGCCAAACTAGAGCCTCCTGTCGAGAAGGTTGCTGTGGATCCTGAAATGGAAATGAAACGCGAGAAAGCAGCTCCTCCTGTTCAGGCAACGACAATGCGGGTGCGAATCACGACCAAAAAAACACCCCTGAGAGTTCGGGCAGAACCGGATGCCCGTTCCAAAGTACTGGTCCAGATACCAAAAAATTCAGTCGTACCTGTTTTCCAGGAAAGTAAAGACTGGTACCAGATCGAGTATCAAACAGACAAGAAAGGCTGGATCTCCAAAAAGTATACCCAGGTTGTAAAGTAA
- the thiS gene encoding sulfur carrier protein ThiS translates to MKLIINGENREILKSQNLEDLILELDIQAPNFAMALNHHVVPKSKYATTPIQENDEVEIVHAVGGGV, encoded by the coding sequence ATGAAACTGATCATCAACGGTGAAAATCGAGAAATCCTGAAAAGCCAGAACCTGGAGGACCTGATCCTGGAACTGGATATCCAGGCACCTAATTTTGCTATGGCCCTGAACCATCATGTCGTACCAAAATCCAAATACGCTACAACCCCAATACAGGAAAACGATGAAGTTGAAATCGTCCACGCTGTCGGCGGTGGTGTTTAA
- a CDS encoding SpoIIE family protein phosphatase, which produces MNNHKEELPDITLRLSQLEERINQLEICSKITSLINSELNLANLLDTIMSATKEVMSADACSLLLIEEETDELVFQIALSEVGEEIKSMISLKMGEGIAGTVAKTGETVIIKDAYKDPKFNPSFDKKTGFKTGSILCSPLKAKGKIIGVCQVIHGKKKGQVFHHSDLELFLLLCDSAALAIHNARIHQVLMENQRMEKDMEFAQSVQESFLPTTTPQHINFTFAAQTHAAQIVGGDYYDFIPFENELLGIVLGDVSGKGVPAALQMARLMSDFRYISQLDPQPEKVLTEINNTLCKRSYRGMFTTAVFCLLNMKTRKIIIANGGHMSLLLKNNGSIKEIGSASGTPLGILPNMQYNQVGYTLKCGDEILIFSDGVTEPKNKHQEEFGIDRLKELFANNTAKPEEFLQNLKTSIKQFIGDAPQHDDLTSLTFKAL; this is translated from the coding sequence ATGAATAACCATAAAGAAGAACTACCTGACATCACCTTACGTTTATCCCAACTGGAGGAACGGATTAATCAGTTAGAAATTTGTTCAAAAATTACTTCTCTTATTAATTCCGAATTAAACCTTGCCAATCTTCTTGATACCATTATGAGTGCTACCAAAGAAGTTATGTCTGCTGATGCCTGTAGTCTGCTACTGATTGAGGAAGAGACCGATGAATTGGTGTTTCAAATTGCATTAAGCGAAGTTGGTGAAGAGATCAAGTCCATGATCAGCCTAAAAATGGGTGAGGGTATTGCCGGCACAGTAGCTAAGACAGGTGAGACAGTTATTATCAAAGATGCCTACAAGGATCCAAAATTTAATCCGAGTTTTGATAAAAAAACCGGTTTCAAAACCGGTTCCATTTTATGCTCACCCCTTAAAGCTAAAGGCAAAATTATTGGCGTCTGCCAGGTTATTCACGGAAAAAAAAAGGGGCAGGTATTTCACCATAGCGATCTGGAGCTTTTTCTGCTTCTATGCGACAGTGCCGCGCTGGCAATTCATAACGCCCGTATACATCAAGTGCTCATGGAAAACCAGCGAATGGAAAAAGACATGGAGTTTGCACAATCGGTTCAGGAAAGTTTTCTACCAACCACCACACCTCAACACATAAACTTCACCTTTGCCGCTCAAACCCATGCTGCGCAGATTGTTGGCGGTGATTATTACGATTTTATTCCATTTGAAAATGAACTTCTCGGTATTGTTTTGGGGGACGTTTCTGGAAAAGGTGTACCCGCAGCACTGCAAATGGCACGATTGATGAGTGATTTTCGTTACATCTCCCAGCTCGACCCGCAACCAGAAAAGGTTCTCACAGAAATCAATAACACTCTCTGCAAAAGATCTTATCGTGGCATGTTCACCACAGCAGTGTTCTGTCTACTCAATATGAAAACTAGAAAAATAATTATTGCTAATGGTGGCCACATGTCGCTTCTACTAAAAAACAATGGTTCTATTAAGGAAATTGGATCTGCCAGCGGAACACCCTTAGGGATCCTTCCCAACATGCAATACAATCAGGTAGGATACACTCTCAAATGTGGCGATGAAATCCTGATATTTTCTGATGGCGTGACCGAACCTAAAAACAAGCATCAGGAGGAGTTTGGAATAGACAGATTAAAAGAGCTGTTTGCCAACAACACAGCTAAGCCAGAAGAATTCCTACAAAATCTGAAAACATCCATAAAACAGTTCATTGGTGATGCGCCTCAGCATGATGACCTCACCTCTTTGACGTTCAAAGCTTTGTAA
- a CDS encoding thiamine-phosphate phosphorylase — GAFGVAVISDIWDSKYIKKHSSEYTQNFGGNSL; from the coding sequence TGGCGCCTTCGGGGTCGCCGTGATTTCTGATATCTGGGACTCAAAATATATAAAAAAACATTCATCTGAATATACGCAGAACTTTGGAGGCAACTCGCTATGA
- a CDS encoding HAD-IA family hydrolase → MPLFSFKAVFFDVGGTLIRVHPSVGDVYARHARPFGYSGSAQVLNEGFRRQWNKMGGIESLGNQTGAEAEKNFWRTLVYEVFQPLGGVERFDEYFDLIFEAFREKSNWRVYEDVIESNILETLKKKGVMLGIISNWDSRLNSTLENIGLAQYFDFILPSAVVGSAKPDKKIFKEALRICGVEPHEACHIGDEIRTDVAGAESVGIHPILLDRDNRFEKEDKVTSFMELVR, encoded by the coding sequence TTGCCTTTATTTTCTTTTAAAGCGGTTTTTTTTGATGTTGGGGGAACCCTGATTCGCGTTCACCCATCCGTCGGGGATGTCTATGCCCGGCACGCACGTCCTTTCGGCTATTCGGGTTCAGCACAGGTTTTAAATGAAGGTTTCCGCAGGCAATGGAATAAGATGGGGGGAATTGAGTCTCTGGGTAATCAGACTGGAGCCGAAGCGGAAAAGAATTTTTGGCGCACACTGGTTTATGAAGTGTTTCAACCGCTTGGAGGTGTTGAACGGTTTGATGAATATTTTGATCTTATTTTTGAAGCGTTTCGGGAAAAATCGAATTGGCGGGTTTATGAAGATGTTATTGAATCCAATATTCTGGAAACTCTGAAAAAAAAGGGAGTGATGCTGGGGATCATTTCTAACTGGGATTCAAGGTTGAACTCAACCCTGGAAAATATTGGCCTTGCCCAATACTTTGATTTTATCCTACCCTCCGCAGTGGTCGGTTCGGCAAAACCCGATAAAAAAATTTTTAAGGAAGCATTAAGGATATGCGGAGTTGAGCCACATGAAGCCTGCCATATAGGAGATGAAATTCGTACTGATGTAGCTGGAGCAGAAAGCGTTGGTATTCACCCAATCCTGCTGGACCGTGACAACCGTTTTGAAAAAGAAGATAAAGTTACTTCTTTTATGGAGTTGGTTAGATAG
- a CDS encoding IS5 family transposase, giving the protein MMQKKLGQLSFADDLAGGAANFLREVEDVLDWDGIAMELDGIYNSPTGRPSYPLLVLFKALLLQQWYSLSDPGLEEALSDRISFRRFVGLSLSDPVPDHSTISRFRSRLGDRYEELLSRLNSQFESDGRIVKQGTLIDASFVGSSTKKKTVDPETGPVWKRKADSRLGYKMHASVDQGTGLVRRVVVTPANVNETDVADALVMGDEQAVYADKAYDTHARRRGLKERGIFPGIMHRPNKHHPLTQEQMLFNKKLVKPRAPVEHVFGILKLHYRLRRTRYIGLARTAVQVTLACMAMNIKRTLVLAKT; this is encoded by the coding sequence GTGATGCAGAAGAAACTGGGTCAGTTGAGTTTTGCGGATGATTTGGCGGGAGGTGCGGCGAACTTTTTACGTGAAGTGGAGGACGTTTTAGATTGGGATGGAATCGCCATGGAACTGGATGGCATTTACAATTCTCCAACGGGTCGTCCTTCTTACCCTCTTCTGGTGTTGTTCAAAGCCCTTTTGTTGCAGCAATGGTATAGCCTTTCCGATCCGGGTTTAGAAGAAGCCCTGTCGGATCGTATCAGTTTTCGGCGTTTCGTTGGTTTGAGTTTGTCAGACCCGGTTCCGGATCATTCAACCATCAGCCGGTTTCGTTCCAGATTGGGCGATCGTTACGAGGAGTTATTGTCAAGACTGAACAGTCAGTTCGAGTCCGATGGACGAATAGTGAAACAGGGGACGTTGATCGATGCGTCGTTTGTCGGATCGTCAACGAAGAAGAAAACGGTAGATCCTGAAACCGGACCCGTGTGGAAGCGCAAGGCGGATTCGCGTTTGGGTTACAAGATGCATGCGTCCGTTGATCAAGGAACGGGCCTGGTTCGTCGTGTGGTCGTGACTCCGGCAAATGTAAACGAAACGGATGTAGCGGACGCATTAGTCATGGGCGATGAGCAAGCGGTTTATGCGGATAAGGCGTATGACACGCATGCAAGACGCCGGGGACTCAAGGAGAGAGGCATATTTCCCGGGATCATGCACCGACCCAACAAACACCATCCCCTCACGCAAGAACAGATGTTGTTCAATAAAAAGCTGGTTAAACCACGTGCACCCGTGGAGCATGTATTCGGGATACTCAAACTCCATTACCGGTTGCGGCGAACGCGATATATTGGATTGGCACGGACGGCAGTTCAGGTCACTTTGGCCTGTATGGCGATGAATATAAAACGAACTCTGGTTCTGGCAAAAACTTAA
- the thiC gene encoding phosphomethylpyrimidine synthase ThiC, translating to MSTDPISPNSKKVYVGGTLHPDIKVPFREISLSSSNTVSGNGNGNGNGHHKHNDESSILVYDTSGPYTDPNARIDIREGLPQIRQEWIMGRGDVEYYDARTILPKDDGYREGENPNTERFPKTRKQVLRAKPGQNVSQMHYAKKGIITPEMEFIAIRENQKRKQWIEDAEREQRLKGNSFGANLQEEITPEFVRDEVARGRAIIPANINHPEAEPMIIGRNFLVKINANIGNSAVTSSIEEEVEKMVWAARCGADNVMDLSTGKNIHTTREWILRNSPVPIGTVPIYQALEKVDGKIEDLNWEIYKDTLIEQCEQGVSYFTIHAGVLLRYVPMTAKRVTGIVSRGGAIMAKWCLTYHKENFLYTHFEEICEIMKAYDVSFSLGDGLRPGSTADANDEAQYAELETLGELTKIAWKHEVQTMIEGPGHVPMHMIKENMEKQLKECGEAPFYTLGPLTTDIAPGYDHITSGIGAAMIGWYGTAMLCYVTPKEHLGLPNRQDVKEGVITYKIAAHAADLAKGHPGARVRDDALSKARFEFRWEDQFNLSLDPEKALEFHDETLPKDSAKVAHFCSMCGPHFCSMKITQDVRDYAEQKGVEENQALEEGMKEMSESFVEKGSEIYTKAD from the coding sequence ATTTCTACCGACCCGATTTCCCCCAACTCTAAAAAAGTTTATGTCGGTGGAACCCTGCACCCGGATATAAAAGTCCCTTTCAGGGAAATTTCACTGTCCAGCTCCAACACGGTCAGCGGTAACGGAAATGGTAATGGCAACGGTCACCACAAACACAATGACGAAAGTTCCATCCTCGTCTACGATACTTCCGGACCTTACACCGACCCGAACGCCAGAATTGATATCCGTGAAGGACTGCCGCAGATCCGCCAGGAATGGATCATGGGCCGGGGAGATGTTGAGTATTACGACGCGCGAACCATTCTGCCGAAAGACGATGGCTACCGCGAAGGCGAAAACCCCAATACAGAACGGTTCCCCAAAACCCGCAAGCAGGTTCTGCGTGCCAAGCCGGGACAAAACGTCTCGCAAATGCATTACGCGAAAAAGGGCATCATCACTCCGGAGATGGAGTTCATCGCCATTCGCGAAAATCAAAAGCGTAAGCAGTGGATCGAAGACGCGGAACGTGAACAACGATTAAAAGGCAACTCCTTCGGCGCAAATCTGCAGGAAGAAATCACTCCAGAATTCGTGCGTGACGAAGTCGCACGGGGCAGGGCCATCATCCCGGCAAACATCAATCATCCGGAAGCCGAGCCGATGATCATCGGACGAAACTTTCTCGTCAAGATCAACGCCAACATCGGCAACTCGGCGGTCACCTCCTCCATCGAAGAGGAAGTTGAAAAGATGGTCTGGGCCGCGCGTTGCGGGGCCGACAATGTGATGGACCTCTCGACTGGAAAAAACATCCACACCACGCGTGAATGGATCTTGCGCAACTCTCCGGTTCCCATCGGCACCGTGCCCATCTACCAGGCACTGGAAAAAGTCGACGGCAAGATCGAAGACCTGAACTGGGAAATTTATAAAGACACCCTGATCGAACAATGTGAACAGGGCGTTTCTTATTTCACCATTCACGCGGGAGTGCTTCTGCGCTATGTGCCGATGACAGCCAAACGCGTGACCGGCATCGTCTCACGCGGCGGCGCGATCATGGCAAAATGGTGTCTCACTTATCATAAAGAAAATTTCCTCTACACACACTTTGAGGAAATCTGCGAAATCATGAAAGCCTACGACGTTTCCTTTTCACTGGGCGATGGATTGCGTCCCGGTTCCACCGCCGACGCCAACGACGAAGCCCAGTACGCGGAGCTGGAAACCCTCGGTGAACTGACCAAGATCGCCTGGAAGCACGAAGTGCAAACCATGATCGAAGGTCCCGGTCACGTGCCCATGCACATGATCAAAGAGAATATGGAAAAACAGTTGAAAGAGTGTGGCGAAGCTCCGTTCTACACCTTAGGTCCATTGACCACAGACATCGCACCGGGATACGACCACATCACCAGCGGCATCGGCGCGGCAATGATCGGCTGGTATGGCACCGCCATGCTCTGCTACGTCACTCCGAAAGAGCATTTGGGACTGCCCAACAGGCAGGATGTTAAAGAAGGCGTTATCACCTACAAGATCGCGGCGCACGCGGCAGACCTGGCAAAAGGCCACCCCGGCGCACGGGTTCGGGATGACGCGCTCAGTAAAGCCCGGTTCGAGTTTAGGTGGGAAGACCAGTTCAACCTCTCGCTCGATCCGGAAAAAGCCCTGGAGTTTCACGACGAAACCCTGCCGAAAGATTCGGCCAAGGTGGCGCATTTCTGTTCCATGTGCGGTCCGCATTTCTGCTCGATGAAAATCACGCAGGATGTTCGGGACTACGCCGAACAAAAAGGCGTGGAGGAAAACCAGGCACTGGAAGAAGGCATGAAAGAAATGTCTGAAAGCTTCGTTGAAAAGGGAAGCGAAATCTACACCAAAGCCGACTGA
- a CDS encoding pentapeptide repeat-containing protein, whose product MANITEAKLKELLHDKTAKHLTNLNFSGLDLTGLDFSGMTIASTDFSNTSLRKAKFTKTFLAKCNFRKADMAEADFSEADLKDADLCLTNLENTSFSRAKMGGAKLIRAKCKKASMSFASLVGCDLREADLNAVSFHGADLSKADLTSADTKDASFKNAKMEGVKGYKG is encoded by the coding sequence ATGGCTAATATTACAGAAGCAAAACTTAAAGAACTGCTTCACGATAAAACCGCGAAACATTTAACCAATTTGAATTTTTCCGGTTTGGACCTCACGGGCCTTGATTTTAGTGGTATGACGATTGCCTCCACCGATTTCAGCAACACCTCGCTGAGAAAAGCTAAATTTACCAAAACTTTTTTGGCTAAATGCAACTTCAGAAAAGCAGATATGGCAGAAGCTGATTTTAGTGAAGCAGATTTAAAAGATGCTGATTTATGCCTCACCAACCTTGAAAACACATCATTTAGCAGAGCAAAAATGGGCGGGGCTAAACTCATCAGAGCAAAATGCAAAAAAGCCAGCATGAGCTTTGCATCGCTGGTTGGCTGTGATTTAAGAGAAGCCGATCTGAATGCCGTTTCATTTCATGGCGCAGATCTCTCTAAAGCAGACCTGACTTCTGCTGACACCAAAGACGCCAGCTTCAAAAATGCAAAAATGGAAGGTGTAAAAGGATACAAAGGGTAA
- a CDS encoding NTP transferase domain-containing protein → MEAIILLAGYGSRLDRQDLAHKALLPFGEETLLSRHLKCLKTLGIKRTHLVLGHNAPALKSYVQDLNLDLEINFIDNPVYRTTGNTLSMVMGLRLCNEETLILDGDVLYPPEALLSYVRKAPRSSFALVPADIDNAECAKVLLNPSGSIHAFITKRELTKEEKSDFGFGGEAIGFFMLSHEDVPRFVSLYENNESTYEPVLWEIPFTEFARNTTLHPWNVEQEGCFEIDTREDYQEALSRYQSYTDQYCLPRE, encoded by the coding sequence TTGGAAGCAATCATCTTACTTGCCGGTTACGGCTCACGTTTGGATAGGCAGGACCTCGCCCATAAAGCGCTTCTTCCTTTTGGTGAAGAGACATTGCTCTCGCGTCACTTGAAATGCCTGAAGACTCTGGGCATTAAAAGAACCCATCTCGTTCTTGGCCATAATGCGCCCGCGCTGAAATCCTATGTGCAGGATCTCAACCTGGACCTGGAGATAAACTTTATAGATAACCCGGTATACCGCACCACCGGCAACACCTTGTCGATGGTAATGGGGCTCAGGCTTTGCAACGAAGAAACATTGATACTTGACGGGGATGTTTTATATCCGCCCGAGGCCTTGTTGAGTTATGTACGAAAAGCTCCTCGTTCTTCATTTGCATTGGTTCCCGCAGATATTGACAATGCTGAATGCGCAAAAGTATTGTTAAATCCTTCCGGATCCATTCATGCTTTCATAACGAAACGAGAGTTGACCAAAGAAGAGAAATCCGATTTTGGTTTTGGAGGAGAAGCTATTGGTTTTTTCATGCTGAGTCATGAAGATGTTCCCCGGTTTGTTTCTCTTTATGAAAACAATGAATCCACCTACGAACCTGTACTTTGGGAAATTCCGTTTACAGAGTTTGCCCGAAACACCACCCTGCATCCATGGAATGTTGAGCAGGAAGGATGTTTTGAAATAGACACCCGGGAAGATTACCAGGAAGCCTTGAGCCGCTATCAATCCTATACCGATCAATATTGTCTCCCCAGAGAATAA
- the thiE gene encoding thiamine phosphate synthase: MTSSPFHTEQDLGFLRVYLITDLNRIGRNRFLEALEEALQGGVRTLQLREKNMDPKDLLALALEVKPLIQRYEAKLFINDRADIAIMAGADGVHLTEASVQASEIKNNFPNLIVGVSTHSLEGAQLAEQQDADFITFSPIYETPSKSGPPQGLDPLRQVTKSVRLPVLALGGINLNRVPECLEHGAFGVAVISDIWDSKYIKKHSSEYTQNFGGNSL; encoded by the coding sequence ATGACTTCAAGCCCATTCCATACTGAACAGGATCTGGGTTTCCTGCGGGTTTACCTCATCACCGACCTGAATCGAATCGGCAGGAACCGGTTCCTTGAAGCGTTGGAAGAAGCCCTGCAAGGGGGTGTGCGCACCCTGCAACTGCGGGAAAAAAACATGGACCCCAAAGATCTGCTGGCCCTGGCGCTTGAGGTCAAGCCTCTCATTCAACGCTACGAGGCCAAACTTTTCATCAATGACCGGGCAGATATCGCCATCATGGCCGGCGCAGATGGAGTACACCTGACAGAGGCCAGTGTGCAAGCCAGTGAGATCAAAAACAATTTCCCCAACCTGATCGTTGGGGTATCAACCCATTCATTGGAAGGGGCTCAGCTTGCTGAACAGCAGGACGCGGATTTCATCACCTTCAGCCCTATTTACGAAACACCCTCTAAATCCGGTCCACCGCAGGGCCTGGATCCGCTCCGCCAGGTGACAAAGTCTGTCCGTCTGCCGGTGCTGGCATTGGGAGGTATTAACCTGAACCGTGTTCCCGAATGTCTGGAACATGGCGCCTTCGGGGTCGCCGTGATTTCTGATATCTGGGACTCAAAATATATAAAAAAACATTCATCTGAATATACGCAGAACTTTGGAGGCAACTCGCTATGA
- a CDS encoding thiazole synthase — translation MSTQTEFMKIGDKTFKSRLIVGTGKYKSFDETRQAIEISGAEMVTVAVRRIELDKNKDSLLNHLDPKKYTFLPNTAGCYSLKEAVMTCELAREAGLGNIVKVEVIGDEKTLFPDNEATLEASKLLIKDGFHVLPYCTDDVILCKKLEDIGCSAVMPLAAPIGSGLGIRNPYNLKLILEAVKVPVIVDAGVGTASDASRAMELGVSGILMNTAIAGAKDPLKMAQAMKMAVECGRMAYEAGRIPKKLYASASSPLDGLIEL, via the coding sequence ATGAGCACACAAACAGAATTCATGAAAATTGGCGACAAGACTTTCAAGTCCAGACTGATTGTCGGAACCGGAAAATATAAATCGTTCGATGAGACCCGGCAGGCTATCGAAATTTCCGGTGCCGAAATGGTTACGGTCGCTGTAAGACGGATTGAACTGGATAAAAATAAAGACTCCTTACTCAACCACCTCGACCCGAAAAAATACACGTTCCTGCCAAACACGGCAGGATGTTATTCTCTAAAAGAAGCGGTGATGACCTGCGAACTGGCACGCGAAGCGGGACTGGGCAACATCGTCAAAGTAGAAGTGATCGGTGACGAGAAAACCCTGTTCCCCGATAACGAAGCAACGCTCGAAGCCTCAAAGCTTCTCATCAAAGACGGCTTCCATGTTCTGCCTTATTGCACCGACGATGTCATCCTCTGCAAAAAACTTGAAGACATTGGTTGTTCAGCAGTCATGCCGCTCGCGGCTCCTATCGGCTCCGGACTCGGCATCCGCAATCCCTACAACCTTAAACTGATTCTTGAAGCGGTCAAAGTTCCGGTGATCGTTGATGCCGGAGTGGGAACCGCCTCCGACGCCAGCCGCGCGATGGAGCTTGGCGTTTCAGGTATTTTAATGAACACCGCGATCGCCGGCGCCAAAGACCCGCTTAAAATGGCACAGGCCATGAAAATGGCGGTGGAGTGCGGCCGCATGGCCTATGAAGCGGGACGCATCCCGAAAAAACTTTATGCCTCAGCCAGCAGTCCGCTGGACGGCCTGATCGAACTGTAA
- a CDS encoding ATP-binding protein yields the protein MSQPIKLSIPSNPKYLGLIRKVLEELFQNHEVPDETARRLILCVDEACANVIKHSYEGSCDEPIEATFTIERDDFKVQIRDYGKQCNINQIKPRELDDMKPGGLGTHFINEIMDEVSYCTNRAKGTLLTMIKKLKTELTSTHDKGKS from the coding sequence ATGTCCCAACCCATTAAACTCTCTATTCCAAGCAATCCAAAATACTTGGGATTAATTCGTAAGGTTTTGGAGGAACTTTTTCAAAATCATGAGGTTCCTGATGAAACTGCCCGGCGTTTAATCCTTTGCGTGGATGAGGCTTGTGCAAATGTTATCAAACACAGTTACGAAGGTTCCTGCGATGAACCTATTGAGGCCACCTTCACTATTGAGAGAGATGATTTTAAGGTCCAGATCCGCGACTACGGCAAACAATGCAATATCAACCAAATCAAACCGCGTGAACTGGATGATATGAAACCGGGTGGACTAGGCACTCATTTCATAAATGAAATTATGGATGAGGTCAGCTACTGCACCAACCGGGCCAAAGGCACTTTGCTGACCATGATAAAAAAATTAAAAACCGAACTGACATCGACTCACGACAAGGGTAAGAGCTAA
- a CDS encoding terpene cyclase/mutase family protein, which yields MTTINKEELDSLIQSEWDYLVSKKGEWSLLEGEQDMEVLEHVLRCILHMELTEENPKEFQECIKVQNPDGGWSKESHTEKTSMWITTFVGLKLCRGNMVIKDPEIQATVDKTLEYVLSMQEEDGHWSDPEWSHLDTTCSVTCFLTIYQVTQDKTGDERINKARVRGFEFIKNWQTDSGLWKDDTFHPAGIETTAHLMQYTLVPAYFMDKIEYAGKMCLEAADSLVAEQAENGSWDNENTDHTMDACRNLMLVSDTFENKEKYTPVIAKGVRWLMDIKNEQGWGDFPDEPSNVERTADGLDTLLKYRRYCTDKPMSHFWAFSK from the coding sequence ATGACGACGATCAACAAGGAAGAACTGGATTCATTGATCCAAAGTGAGTGGGATTATCTGGTATCTAAAAAAGGTGAATGGAGTCTGCTTGAAGGGGAGCAGGATATGGAAGTGCTGGAACATGTTTTGCGCTGCATCCTGCATATGGAACTGACTGAGGAAAACCCAAAAGAGTTTCAGGAATGCATCAAAGTGCAAAATCCGGATGGCGGCTGGTCAAAAGAATCTCACACCGAAAAAACCTCAATGTGGATCACCACTTTTGTTGGGCTCAAACTCTGCCGGGGTAATATGGTGATCAAGGACCCGGAAATCCAGGCGACCGTTGATAAAACGCTGGAATATGTTTTATCCATGCAGGAAGAAGACGGGCATTGGTCCGACCCTGAATGGTCTCATCTTGATACGACATGTTCCGTTACATGCTTTCTAACTATTTACCAGGTCACTCAGGATAAAACCGGTGACGAACGCATCAATAAAGCCCGCGTTAGAGGTTTCGAGTTTATCAAAAACTGGCAAACTGATTCAGGACTCTGGAAAGATGACACGTTTCATCCTGCCGGGATCGAAACCACCGCGCATTTGATGCAGTACACTCTTGTTCCCGCTTACTTCATGGATAAAATCGAATATGCCGGAAAAATGTGTTTGGAAGCTGCCGACTCTTTAGTGGCTGAACAGGCTGAGAATGGTAGTTGGGATAATGAAAATACCGACCATACAATGGATGCCTGCCGTAACCTGATGCTGGTTTCTGATACCTTTGAGAATAAAGAAAAATATACTCCGGTTATCGCCAAAGGGGTGCGATGGTTGATGGATATCAAGAATGAGCAGGGGTGGGGGGATTTCCCCGATGAGCCGAGCAATGTAGAGCGCACCGCAGATGGTTTGGACACCCTGCTTAAATATCGCCGTTACTGCACAGATAAGCCGATGTCCCATTTCTGGGCCTTCAGTAAATAA